A single Camelus bactrianus isolate YW-2024 breed Bactrian camel chromosome 1, ASM4877302v1, whole genome shotgun sequence DNA region contains:
- the STX19 gene encoding syntaxin-19, whose translation MKDRLQELKQRTKEIELSRDKDVSTTEAEEQGMFLQQAVIYEREPVTERHLHEIQKLQESINNLTNDIQNFGQQQKSLLASMRRFSLLKRESSITKEIKIQAEHINRGLDNLVKEVKKSEDENGPSSVVTRILKSQHAAMFRHFQQIMFIYNDTIAAKQEKCRTFIFRQLEVAGKEVPEGEVNDMLHQGKWEVFNESLLTEISITKAQLSEIEQRHKELVNLENQIKDLRDLFIQISLLVEEQGESINNIEMIVNGTKEYVNTTKEKFGLAVKYKKRNPCRVLCCWCCPCCGLK comes from the coding sequence atgaaagacCGACTTCAAGAACTAAAGCAACGAACAAAGGAAATTGAGCTCTCTAGAGACAAGGATGTGTCAACTACAGAAGCAGAGGAACAGGGGATGTTTCTGCAGCAAGCTGTTATTTATGAAAGAGAGCCTGTAACTGAGAGACACCTACATGAGATCCAAAAACTACAGGAGAGTATTAACAATTTGACAAATGATATTCAAAACTTTGGGCAGCAACAGAAAAGTCTGTTGGCTTCAATGAGAAGGTTTAGTCTACTTAAGAGAGAGTCTAGCAttacaaaagagataaaaatccAAGCAGAACACATTAATAGAGGTTTGGATAATTTagtaaaagaagttaaaaagtcaGAGGATGAAAATGGTCCATCCTCAGTGGTCACAAGGATACTTAAATCTCAGCATGCTGCAATGTTCCGCCATTTTCAGCAAATCATGTTCATATACAACGACACAATAGCAGCAAAGCAAGAGAAGTGCAGGACATTTATTTTCCGTCAGCTGGAAGTTGCTGGGAAAGAAGTGCCTGAAGGAGAAGTAAATGATATGCTCCATCAAGGAAAATGGGAAGTTTTTAATGAAAGTTTACTTACAGAAATCAGTATCACTAAAGCACAACTCTCAGAAatagaacagagacacaaagaaCTTGTTAATTTGGAGAACCAAATAAAGGATTTAAGAGACCTTTTCATTCAGATATCTCTTCTAGTAGAGGAACAGGGAGAAAGCATCAACAATATTGAAATGATAGTGAACGGCACGAAAGAATATGTTAATACTACCAAAGAAAAATTTGGACTAGctgtaaaatacaaaaaaagaaatccttgcaGGGTATTGTGTTGTTGGTGTTGTCCATGCTGTGGCTTAAAATAA